ACGACAAGCTAGCCGATCTCTCGCCGGCCGTTCGCCGCATCGTCAACGACGGCGACCTCGACGTCTCGGCCATCACGGCGACGGGTCCGAACGGTCGCCTGACCAAGGAAGACGTGCTGACGTTCGTCGATCAGCAGAAGTCTGCCAAGCCGGCCACACCGCCGCCTGCTGCGAAAGAAGCACCCAAACCCGCCGCTGCCACCGCTGCCACCCCAGCCCCGGCGGGCGTGTCGAGCGTCGGGGCCGGTGGTCAAACGACGCGGCGTGTGGCGATGAGCAAGATCCGCCGCAGCATCGCCCGCAACCTCCTCGCCGCCCAGCAGAACGCGGCCATCCTGACGACCTTCAACGAGGTCGACCTGACCGAGGTCATGGCCCTTCGCAAGAAATACAAGGAGCCGTTTGGCGACAAGCACGGCGTGGGCCTTGGCTTCATGTCGTTCTTCAGCAAGGCCGCCGCCGTCGCTTTGGCAGAGTTCGAGCGGGTCAACGCCCGCATCGATGGCGACGACATCGTCTACCACGACTACGTCAACCTCGGCGTCGCTGTCAGCACCGAGCGCGGCCTGGTCGTGCCCGTCATCAAGGACGTGCAGGCCATGTCGTTCGCGACCGTCGAGAAGGAAATCAAGCGCGTCGCTCTGGCCGCCCGCGACGGCAAGATCGGCCTGGCGGAGATGTCCGGCGGGACCTTCACGATCACCAACGGCGGCGTCTTCGGCAGCCTGCTGAGCACGCCGATCATCAACGC
This DNA window, taken from Planctomycetota bacterium, encodes the following:
- the odhB gene encoding 2-oxoglutarate dehydrogenase complex dihydrolipoyllysine-residue succinyltransferase, producing the protein MPEQDVVVPEVAESVAEVTILNWHKGVGEFVEADEALAEVETYKANVDMPAPFAGVITAHVAAVGDTLAIGEVVARIDTDKTEGTAAPAESKAGAEQPAEAASSSGTSDDKLADLSPAVRRIVNDGDLDVSAITATGPNGRLTKEDVLTFVDQQKSAKPATPPPAAKEAPKPAAATAATPAPAGVSSVGAGGQTTRRVAMSKIRRSIARNLLAAQQNAAILTTFNEVDLTEVMALRKKYKEPFGDKHGVGLGFMSFFSKAAAVALAEFERVNARIDGDDIVYHDYVNLGVAVSTERGLVVPVIKDVQAMSFATVEKEIKRVALAARDGKIGLAEMSGGTFTITNGGVFGSLLSTPIINAPQSGILGMHTIQQRPMAVDGEVKIRPMMYVALSYDHRIVDGKESVSFLVRLKQLLEDPARLLLDV